The following proteins come from a genomic window of Betaproteobacteria bacterium:
- a CDS encoding formate dehydrogenase subunit gamma encodes MNGMIRRYSDSERINHWIVAILFILSGLSGLALFHPATSWLTGLFGGGPWTRVLHPFFGVFTFLAFIAIALRFWHHNTINQNDRKWLTMMGDVIANRDADYPEVGKYNAAQKLLFWTLVTCMILLFVTGFLFWRPWFAQYFPIGVVRLGALVHSLVATVAIIAVIVHIYAAIWVKGAIGGMTTGWVSAKWARVHHPGWYREVTRR; translated from the coding sequence ATGAACGGAATGATTCGGCGCTATAGCGATTCGGAGCGCATCAACCACTGGATCGTCGCAATCCTGTTCATCCTGTCGGGCCTGTCCGGGCTTGCCTTGTTCCATCCGGCAACGAGCTGGCTCACGGGTCTGTTCGGCGGCGGTCCGTGGACGCGCGTGCTGCATCCGTTCTTCGGGGTCTTCACGTTCCTGGCGTTCATCGCGATCGCACTGCGCTTCTGGCACCACAACACGATCAACCAGAACGACCGCAAGTGGCTGACGATGATGGGGGATGTGATCGCCAACCGCGATGCAGACTACCCCGAAGTCGGGAAGTACAACGCGGCGCAGAAGCTTCTTTTCTGGACCCTCGTCACCTGCATGATCCTCCTCTTCGTCACCGGCTTTCTGTTCTGGCGTCCATGGTTCGCGCAGTATTTCCCGATCGGCGTGGTGCGCCTGGGGGCGCTCGTGCATTCGCTGGTGGCAACGGTGGCGATCATCGCCGTGATCGTGCACATCTATGCAGCGATCTGGGTCAAGGGTGCCATCGGCGGCATGACAACCGGGTGGGTGTCCGCGAAGTGGGCGCGGGTGCACCATCCAGGCTGGTACCGCGAGGTCACCCGACGCTGA
- a CDS encoding L-seryl-tRNA(Sec) selenium transferase — MSSGNTLPLRLPSVDSLMQQPAILDLTALHGRSEVLRGVREVLSELRRAALAGRAGADGDVVALVREHLAQRLRLQLQRVFNLTGTVLHTNLGRALLPDDAVEHVAMAMCQPCNLEFDLDSGDRGDRDQLVEALLCELTGAEAATIVNNNAAAVLLTIAALAAQRKVVVSRGELVEIGGAFRMPDVMAAAGATLKEIGTTNRTHARDYASAIDGDTALLMKVHTSNYAITGFTTSVGEDAVARIAHDAGLPMAIDLGSGSLVDLSRYGLPKEPVVRDMLAAGADIVTFSGDKLLGGPQSGLIVGTKAHVQKIKKHPLKRALRVSKITLAALEATLQLYRDPDRLASRLPTLRLLTRTREEIAALAERLRPTLAKALGDAWQVTTQDASSQIGSGSLPVDRLPSVALALAPAAPAKRGSGTALNQLAARFRRLPIPVIGRIADGCLLFDLRCLEDEALFVEQLSRL, encoded by the coding sequence ATGTCCAGCGGGAACACCCTGCCGCTGCGGCTGCCCTCGGTGGACAGTCTCATGCAGCAGCCGGCGATACTCGATCTGACCGCGCTGCATGGTCGCAGCGAGGTCTTGCGCGGTGTGCGCGAGGTGCTCTCGGAGCTGCGACGAGCCGCTCTCGCCGGCCGCGCCGGCGCCGACGGCGACGTCGTTGCGCTGGTGCGTGAGCACCTCGCACAGCGGCTGCGTCTGCAGTTGCAGCGCGTCTTCAACCTTACCGGCACGGTCCTCCACACCAACCTCGGCCGCGCCCTGCTCCCCGACGACGCAGTCGAGCATGTCGCCATGGCGATGTGCCAGCCGTGCAATCTGGAATTCGATCTCGACAGCGGTGATCGCGGCGACCGCGATCAGCTGGTCGAGGCACTGCTGTGCGAGCTGACCGGCGCCGAGGCGGCGACCATCGTCAACAACAATGCGGCGGCGGTGCTGCTCACCATTGCGGCGCTGGCTGCGCAAAGAAAGGTGGTGGTCTCGCGCGGTGAACTGGTGGAGATCGGCGGCGCCTTCCGCATGCCCGACGTCATGGCCGCGGCGGGTGCCACGCTCAAGGAGATCGGCACCACCAATCGCACCCATGCGCGGGATTACGCCAGCGCCATCGACGGCGACACCGCGCTGCTGATGAAGGTGCACACGAGCAACTACGCGATCACGGGTTTCACCACCAGCGTCGGCGAGGACGCGGTCGCGCGCATCGCCCACGACGCCGGTCTGCCCATGGCCATCGACCTCGGCAGCGGCAGTCTCGTCGATCTGTCGCGCTACGGCCTGCCGAAGGAGCCGGTAGTGCGCGACATGCTGGCCGCCGGCGCCGATATCGTCACCTTCAGCGGCGACAAGCTGCTCGGCGGCCCGCAATCGGGGTTGATTGTCGGCACCAAGGCGCATGTCCAGAAGATCAAGAAACATCCGCTCAAGCGCGCGCTGCGCGTGTCGAAGATCACGCTCGCTGCGCTGGAGGCGACCCTGCAGCTGTATCGCGACCCGGATCGGCTCGCCAGCCGGCTGCCGACACTCCGGCTGCTGACCCGGACGCGGGAGGAGATCGCAGCGCTTGCCGAGAGGCTGCGCCCGACACTCGCGAAGGCGCTGGGCGACGCCTGGCAGGTGACCACGCAGGATGCGTCGAGTCAGATCGGCAGCGGCTCCCTGCCGGTCGACCGCCTGCCGAGCGTCGCACTCGCGCTCGCGCCGGCCGCTCCGGCGAAGCGCGGCAGCGGCACTGCCCTCAACCAGCTCGCTGCGCGGTTCCGCCGACTTCCGATCCCGGTCATCGGCCGCATCGCGGACGGCTGCCTCCTGTTCGATCTGCGCTGCCTCGAAGACGAGGCGCTCTTCGTCGAGCAGTTGTCTCGCCTGTGA
- the fdhE gene encoding formate dehydrogenase accessory protein FdhE, which yields MQQRMMTPEEIAVQSAGEIPFLRLPDRHSVFSDRAARLRQLASASTLRGYLELMAKVADLQQALLAEEPPFPLPSSEHVAQCREHAMPPLNTRTFRRDPLWHDLLWRMLRALAEDAEGEPHRVLVGLEGRSSDFYEAQASRLLANVPVGIDPATAPFIGAALQVYWTHMVTMLGRQCFGRIDVPNICPCCGSPPVASIVRIGGDDGYRFLHCSLCAAEWHMVRVKCSSCGTTKGIHYFEVEGGSPAIKAECCDECDAYLKIFYQNKDAQVEPVADHLASVALDLLVSETGKSASGVNLLFVHGDENAA from the coding sequence ATGCAGCAAAGAATGATGACGCCAGAGGAGATCGCCGTTCAGTCGGCCGGCGAGATCCCGTTTCTGCGCTTACCCGATCGTCACAGCGTGTTCTCTGACCGCGCTGCGCGTCTGCGGCAACTCGCGTCCGCCAGCACGCTCCGCGGTTACCTTGAACTCATGGCGAAGGTGGCCGACCTGCAGCAGGCGCTGCTCGCCGAAGAACCGCCGTTTCCACTGCCGAGCAGCGAGCACGTGGCGCAATGTCGCGAGCACGCCATGCCGCCGCTCAACACCCGGACCTTCCGGCGCGACCCGCTGTGGCACGACCTGCTGTGGCGGATGCTGCGCGCGCTGGCCGAGGACGCCGAAGGCGAGCCGCACCGAGTGCTGGTCGGGCTCGAAGGACGCAGCAGCGACTTCTACGAGGCGCAGGCGAGCCGACTGCTCGCCAACGTCCCGGTCGGCATCGATCCGGCGACCGCTCCATTCATCGGGGCTGCGCTGCAGGTGTACTGGACGCACATGGTGACGATGCTCGGCAGGCAGTGCTTCGGGCGCATCGACGTACCGAACATCTGCCCCTGCTGTGGCTCGCCGCCGGTGGCGAGCATCGTGCGCATCGGCGGAGACGACGGCTACCGCTTCCTGCACTGCTCGCTCTGCGCCGCCGAGTGGCACATGGTGCGGGTGAAATGCTCGAGTTGCGGCACCACCAAGGGGATTCACTACTTCGAAGTCGAAGGCGGCTCGCCCGCGATCAAGGCCGAATGCTGCGACGAGTGCGACGCCTATCTGAAGATCTTCTATCAGAACAAGGATGCCCAGGTCGAGCCGGTGGCCGATCACCTCGCCTCGGTTGCCCTCGATCTGCTCGTCTCGGAAACCGGCAAGTCGGCGAGCGGGGTGAATCTGCTGTTCGTTCACGGCGACGAGAACGCGGCCTGA